In Solanum pennellii chromosome 3, SPENNV200, a single window of DNA contains:
- the LOC107014809 gene encoding AAA-ATPase At3g50940-like, whose amino-acid sequence MSSSSTESKMATTKMVLSTIGSVAATAMLVRTIVNDYIPRELHEYLFFGLKNMFTKFSNQLTMVIDEFDGLVNNEIYEAVAIYLGNKLSPNIKRLKISKPAKEKNFNITMERNEEVTDVYNGQTFKWIWLCRQTQPKHFYNHRDMNSTLKSEIRSFELTFHKKNKDLVINSYLPYIIKEAKLQKHESKTIKIHTVDYENMYNLHDMWKPVNLDHPATFGTIAMEQDQKDTILKDLERFVKRKDYYRKVGKAWKRGYLLFGPPGTGKSSLIAAMANYLNFDIYDLELTVLRRNSDLKKLLVATTNKSILVVEDIDCTIDLQHNLANRSAFAHSNGYQQESKVTLSGLLNFIDGLWSSCGDERIIIFTTNHIEKLDPALLRPGRMDVHIHMAYCTPCGFKLLANNYLGIKDHKLFKEIEELIDTANVTPAEVAEQLLKEDEAEDSLRGLVNFIHKKIKEKEEAEAEAEAKPEKVEIPQVEVGMTMEGGELDAGQTHMNLQRLPRPALPRIA is encoded by the exons ATGTCCTCTTCATCAACAGAATCGAAAATGGCCACCACCAAGATGGTTTTATCGACAATAGGCTCTGTTGCTGCAACAGCCATGTTGGTTCGCACGATAGTTAACGACTACATCCCCCGGGAGCTCCATGAGTATCTCTTCTTTGGACTCAAAAACATGTTCACCAAGTTCTCAAATCAGCTAACGATGGTGATTGACGAATTTGATGGCCTCGTTAACAACGAAATTTATGAAGCTGTTGCAATCTATTTGGGCAACAAGTTGTCCCCTAACATCAAGCGACTTAAAATCAGTAAACCTGCGAAGGAGAAAAATTTCAACATCACCATGGAGCGTAATGAGGAG GTGACAGATGTTTATAACGGACAGACATTCAAGTGGATTTGGCTCTGCAGACAAACACAACCTAAACACTTCTACAATCACAGAGACATGAATTCCACTCTAAAATCTGAAATCAGGTCCTTTGAGCTGACATTTCACAAGAAAAACAAGGACCTTGTCATTAATTCTTACTTGCCATACATCATTAAAGAAGCAAAACTGCAAAAACACGAAAGCAAGACAATCAAGATTCACACAGTTGATTATGAAAACATGTACAATTTACATGATATGTGGAAGCCTGTGAATCTCGATCATCCTGCCACTTTTGGGACAATTGCAATGGAACAGGACCAAAAAGACACCATCTTGAAGGATTTGGAGAGATTTGTGAAGAGGAAAGATTATTATAGGAAAGTTGGCAAGGCATGGAAAAGAGGGTATTTGTTGTTTGGTCCTCCGGGGACTGGGAAATCTAGTTTGATTGCTGCAATGGCGAATTATTTGAACTTCGATATATATGATTTGGAGTTGACTGTGCTGAGGAGGAATTCAGATTTAAAGAAGTTGTTGGTTGCAACAACCAATAAGTCCATTTTGGTGGTGGAGGACATTGATTGTACCATTGACTTGCAACATAATTTAGCTAATCGATCTGCGTTTGCTCATTCAAATGGTTATCAGCAAGAAAGCAAG GTGACCTTGTCAGGTTTACTGAATTTTATTGATGGATTATGGTCAAGCTGTGGAGATGAAAGAATCATAATTTTCACAACAAATCACATAGAAAAACTCGACCCTGCATTGTTACGACCTGGCAGAATGGATGTGCACATTCACATGGCATATTGCACACCTTGTGGCTTCAAACTTCTTGCTAACAATTACTTGGGGATTAAAGATCATAAATTGTTCAAAGAAATTGAGGAATTGATTGACACAGCCAATGTGACACCAGCAGAAGTGGCAGAACAACTGTTGAAGGAAGATGAAGCTGAAGATTCCCTAAGAGGGTTGGTTAATTTTATTcacaaaaagataaaagagaaggaagaggctGAGGCTGAGGCTGAGGCTAAGCCTGAGAAAGTAGAAATACCACAAGTGGAAGTAGGGATGACAATGGAGGGGGGCGAGTTGGATGCAGGGCAAACCCATATGAACCTTCAAAGACTACCCCGTCCCGCTCTGCCCCGCATagcataa